The genomic interval GCCGGTTTCATACATACAGATACGTCACTAGCTCGTTGCTGTGATTGCACCATTGCCAATTCCTGTTCTTTCCGGTTCTAGTAGCAGCATGACTCGGCGCAATCCTTTCCTTTGCCTTCCACGTGTGTGCCTATATTTTAGACTGTTTCCAGAtgcgaaggtggtggtggtggggaagGGGATTTCGATTTTCGGCTTGGTGATGGCTGCCGTTAGCGAGCAATTTTTAATACTCGGGGTGGGGCGTTCCTTCCATGGCGACCCTACTACTTATTGCTCGGCTCCCCACTCGGTGCCCCCGTCTCTCTTTGCGCCAAAGGTAATCCATCccattccattccattccaCGCCATCGAATCCTTCGTCTTTTTTGCTTCTGCCTTGTGTTCCAAAGCAGTCTTGGATTCGTTCTGTTTAACTGTTTTGCATTGCCCCGAGAATTCTAGTTTCGATCCCCAGCTAGAGCAGTAGAGCGTTTCGTTTTCGTTTTCGTCTCGTTCGTTCATAACGTTTGATCTGCAGATCCTACAAACTCGCCCCGCCGCGAATAAGCATGgcgtcttcgtcgccgccgtctgaCCCGTCCATGGAGACAGCAGCGCCGCGCGCGGCTGTTACGGTGGAGAGGAAGCTCAACCCCGACCTGCAGGAGCAGCTCCCCAAGCCATGTAAGCAGTTCTTCCATCTCCCCTCCTACCCAGACGCTCACTGCCTGCAGTGCAGGGGTCGAAAAATATCCATTCATTCGTtctattttcttcttccttctctttcttcttgaGTGGATGTTCACTCAACGACTCACTGATCAGAGAATGAGAGGGGTCGCCTGCAAGCATGTGGTTGTGCGTGACGGCAGCTTGACATCAGTTTAGACCTGAGAGATCATCGTTAGTTAACAGCAGAAAAAATACTTGACACTATGAGAGCAGTAGCACCGCTACTGCTTTACTGTTAATACATCTTGTTACAGAAAATTACTGACACAATATGACAATACTAGTAACTGTTCGTAACCTGAAGACCGTAGCCCAGCTTAAATGTAATAACTGACTAAGGTTGCGTTCTTTTTTTACCGGATTATGCGCTTTCGAATAGTTGAACagtgtatattttaaaagaagatttatataaaaattgatcgtttcatataataaataaattttagtagttAATTCAATAGAAAATCAGATAATGTTTTCTTTCTATCTGCCTGAACTGTTTCTGTTTTCTGGGGTCTCGCTGGCGTGCGCGCAGATCTCGCGAGGGCTCTCGCGGCGGTGGACCCGAGCCACCGGCAGGGGACCCGGGGGCGCGACCCCCGCGGCATGAGCGTGCTCCAGCAGCACGCCTCCTTCTTcgaccgcgacggcgacggcgtcatCCACCCCTGGGAGACCTTTCAAGGTGAGTGACCGATCATCTTCCCGTGTCCGTGTGTCTGCCGTGAATTCTCCACGTCGCGATCAATCCGTCTCTTCTGTGCTGTCCCGTTTCGGACAGGCAGCCGCTTGTCTTCTACTGCTAAGCTCGACGCAACAAAAGTGATTAGGGGTCGCGTGTTAGAGCAGAATTATGAGTTTACGATCTCCGATCAACGATTGCTTGTGCAGATGTAGTATGATCCTCTTCTTTGCCTTGAGTGTACCTTatgctttcttttgttttgttttattccCACAGGCCTGCGAGCGATAGGGTGTGGGTATCCCGTGTCATTTGCTGGCGCCATACTCATCAACCTCGTCTTGAGCTATCCTACTCAACCGGTAAAGTTTGGCCTCTGCTCTGTGCTCCACGTGTCCCGCTTTATACCATTCAATGCAATACCTTTGCTGTATTTTTTCAATCAGTGTGTTCATATATGGACTAATCTTCTTGATTATTAAGTAAACAAATTGTATCGTGGCTCATTTTTAAAGGCGTTTGGAATTTATATGTTGGTCTGAATGATACAGCACATTCTTTTGTAAGTGTGAAGATCTGTCACTAGCCCTAGTAaataggagtattaaattgtAGTGACTTTTGTAAATGGGAAGATATATCTTCCGGCTTTGGatttgatgtgttttttttatggaggTGCCACAGATGAACTTATGTTTACACTTAACTTGCAAATGCAGGGATGGATGCCTTCTCCTCTGCTTTCTATCCATATAAAGAACATTCACAAGGGTAAGCATGGAAGTGACTCTGAAACATATGACACTGAAGGGAGGTACGTAACTTTTGTATGCAGAACTTTATCATTACAGTTTCTAtgtcatttcaaatttctcACTAGTTTACGCTTTTGTTAGGTTTGATCCATCAAAATTCGATGCTATATTCAGCAAGTATGGCAGAACCCAGCCAAATGCTCTGACAAAAGACGAACTGAACTCGATGCTTAAAGCAAACCGCAACATGTATGATTTCATTGGCTGGTAAGCGGATAATCGAATTAGCAGTGTCGTTCTCCATCTACGTTTTTTTTCAGTTACGTCTTCGATAATTGGTTGTTCCTATAAACCATCACAGGATTACTAGCTTCGGTGAATGGATGCTACTGTACAGCGTGGCCAAGGATAAAGAAGGGCTGTTGCAGCGAGAAGCTGTTAGAGGCGTCTTCGATGGCAGCCTGTTTGAGAGACTTCAGGACAGCAAGAAATCTGCCTGAATGTTGCAGTGAGCCGTCCTGCTTGAACAAAGGGTTGACAGTAAAtctaataagaaaaaaaacacgccTTTGCATTTGTGTAattcaaatgaaaa from Oryza brachyantha chromosome 3, ObraRS2, whole genome shotgun sequence carries:
- the LOC102705324 gene encoding peroxygenase-like, with product MATLLLIARLPTRCPRLSLRQRSYKLAPPRISMASSSPPSDPSMETAAPRAAVTVERKLNPDLQEQLPKPYLARALAAVDPSHRQGTRGRDPRGMSVLQQHASFFDRDGDGVIHPWETFQGLRAIGCGYPVSFAGAILINLVLSYPTQPGWMPSPLLSIHIKNIHKGKHGSDSETYDTEGRFDPSKFDAIFSKYGRTQPNALTKDELNSMLKANRNMYDFIGWITSFGEWMLLYSVAKDKEGLLQREAVRGVFDGSLFERLQDSKKSA